A single genomic interval of Romboutsia ilealis harbors:
- the rpsO gene encoding 30S ribosomal protein S15 — translation MNKTEIIKEFGRFEGDTGSPEVQIALLTARINELNDHLKMHKKDHHSRRGLLKMVGRRRNLLAYLKDRDLEGYRALIAKLGLRK, via the coding sequence ATGAACAAAACTGAAATAATAAAAGAATTCGGAAGATTTGAAGGAGATACTGGTTCTCCAGAAGTACAAATAGCTTTATTAACAGCTAGAATAAATGAATTAAATGACCACTTAAAAATGCACAAAAAAGACCATCACTCAAGAAGAGGTCTATTAAAGATGGTTGGTAGAAGAAGAAACTTATTAGCTTACTTAAAAGATAGAGATCTTGAAGGATACAGAGCGTTAATAGCTAAATTAGGATTAAGAAAGTAA
- the infB gene encoding translation initiation factor IF-2, which yields MSKTRVYQIANELKMSNEDVLAKLKELEINAENKDSELEEDEVELVLEILRDEIAATNGNTIAIDGKLTVQELATKLDKSASEIIMKLMKMGTMATINQEISFEIGSLVASEYGFELVEGSTNDEEELEAIDALIDKEEDKEEDLVKRPPVVTVMGHVDHGKTSLLDAIRKTNVTSSEAGGITQHIGASEVMVNGEKVVFLDTPGHEAFTSMRARGAQVTDMAILVVAADDGIMPQTIEAINHAKAANVPLIVAINKIDKPGANQDRVKQELADQGLLVEDWGGDVICVPVSALKREGIDTLLEMVLLVAEMEELKANPNKRAVGTVIEAQLDKGRGPVATVLVQGGTLRVGDPIVAGVASGKVRAMINSKGKRVKVAEPSTAVEILGLSEVPQGGDQVVAVPSDKAARLVAEKRQQMAREEMLKSNQRMSLDDFFSQMGDAEVKELNIVIKADVQGSVQAVKQSLEKLSNEEVAVRVIHGGVGAVTESDIMLATASNAIIIGFNVRPVPSAEVLAKKEGVDVRTYTIIYKAIEDVQAAMTGMLDPEYVDEDTGKAEVRETFKLSGVGTIAGCYVTSGKVFRGSKVRIVRDGFIIHEGQLAALRRFKDDVKEVNQGYECGMSFVNFNDVKEGDIIEAYITKEVERKLK from the coding sequence GTGTCAAAAACAAGAGTATACCAAATTGCGAACGAATTAAAAATGTCTAATGAAGATGTATTAGCTAAATTAAAAGAATTAGAAATAAATGCAGAAAATAAGGATTCTGAACTAGAAGAAGATGAAGTTGAATTAGTATTAGAAATACTAAGAGATGAAATAGCTGCAACTAATGGAAATACTATAGCTATAGATGGAAAATTAACAGTTCAAGAATTAGCCACTAAATTAGATAAGTCTGCATCTGAAATAATAATGAAGCTTATGAAAATGGGAACAATGGCAACAATAAACCAAGAAATAAGCTTTGAAATTGGGTCATTAGTTGCTAGTGAATATGGATTTGAATTAGTTGAAGGATCAACTAATGATGAAGAAGAATTAGAAGCAATAGATGCTTTAATAGATAAAGAAGAAGATAAAGAAGAAGACTTAGTAAAAAGACCACCAGTTGTTACTGTAATGGGACATGTTGACCATGGTAAAACTTCTTTACTTGATGCTATAAGAAAAACTAATGTAACTTCAAGTGAAGCTGGAGGAATAACTCAACATATAGGTGCTTCTGAAGTTATGGTAAATGGAGAAAAAGTAGTATTCTTAGATACTCCAGGACACGAAGCTTTCACATCTATGAGAGCTAGAGGGGCTCAAGTTACAGATATGGCAATATTAGTTGTTGCTGCAGATGATGGGATAATGCCTCAGACAATAGAAGCTATAAACCATGCTAAAGCTGCTAACGTACCATTAATAGTTGCTATAAATAAAATAGATAAGCCAGGAGCAAATCAAGATAGAGTTAAGCAAGAATTAGCTGATCAAGGATTATTAGTTGAAGACTGGGGTGGAGATGTTATATGTGTACCAGTTTCAGCTTTAAAAAGAGAAGGTATAGATACTTTACTTGAAATGGTACTTTTAGTTGCAGAAATGGAAGAATTAAAAGCTAATCCTAATAAAAGAGCGGTTGGTACTGTTATAGAAGCTCAACTTGATAAAGGTAGAGGACCAGTTGCAACAGTACTTGTTCAAGGTGGGACATTAAGAGTTGGAGATCCAATAGTTGCTGGTGTTGCTAGTGGTAAAGTAAGAGCAATGATAAACTCTAAAGGAAAGAGAGTTAAAGTTGCTGAACCTTCTACAGCGGTAGAGATACTAGGATTATCAGAAGTTCCACAAGGTGGAGATCAAGTTGTTGCAGTACCAAGTGATAAGGCTGCTAGATTAGTAGCTGAAAAGAGACAACAAATGGCTAGAGAAGAAATGTTAAAATCTAACCAAAGAATGAGTCTTGATGATTTCTTCTCTCAAATGGGAGATGCTGAAGTTAAAGAACTTAACATAGTTATAAAGGCTGATGTTCAAGGTTCTGTTCAAGCAGTTAAGCAATCACTTGAAAAATTATCTAATGAAGAAGTTGCAGTTAGAGTAATACATGGTGGTGTTGGCGCTGTAACTGAATCAGATATAATGCTTGCAACTGCATCTAACGCAATAATAATAGGATTTAATGTAAGACCAGTTCCAAGTGCAGAAGTACTTGCTAAAAAAGAAGGTGTAGATGTAAGAACGTACACTATAATATACAAAGCTATAGAAGATGTTCAAGCAGCTATGACTGGTATGTTAGATCCAGAATATGTTGATGAAGATACAGGAAAAGCTGAAGTTAGAGAAACATTTAAGTTATCTGGTGTTGGAACTATAGCAGGATGTTATGTAACTAGCGGTAAGGTATTTAGAGGATCTAAAGTAAGAATAGTAAGAGATGGATTCATAATACATGAAGGACAATTAGCAGCTCTTAGAAGATTTAAAGATGACGTTAAAGAAGTTAATCAAGGATACGAATGTGGTATGAGTTTTGTAAACTTCAATGACGTTAAAGAAGGCGATATAATAGAAGCTTATATAACTAAAGAAGTAGAAAGAAAATTAAAATAG
- the truB gene encoding tRNA pseudouridine(55) synthase TruB, which produces MNKIVNIIKPTGMTSHDVVSAVRKILNTKKVGHTGTLDPDASGVLPICIGKATKVSELILNKDKSYICELTLGITTDTYDSSGEILEKVDNFSFTKDEIEKAFDTQRGHINQLPPMYSALKVNGKRMCDLVRSGRADEINLKTRPVHIKELNILSIRDDKIMFYVKCSKGTYVRSICYDIGKILGCGGHMSFLLRTSSGKFNLENGITLEELKEYNDNNTLDNYLYDIDYVLTNFNKIKIHENAEKYYINGGIIDERRFTEKDFNENDEFVRVYSSKEFIGIGKLIRKNNTISVKSDKLFIV; this is translated from the coding sequence ATGAATAAGATAGTAAATATTATAAAGCCTACAGGTATGACATCTCATGATGTAGTAAGTGCTGTAAGAAAGATTTTAAATACAAAAAAAGTTGGACATACAGGTACCCTTGATCCGGATGCATCAGGGGTATTACCTATATGTATAGGAAAGGCAACTAAAGTTAGTGAACTTATATTGAATAAAGATAAATCATATATTTGTGAACTAACTTTAGGTATAACTACAGATACATATGACTCATCAGGTGAAATATTAGAAAAAGTAGATAATTTTAGTTTTACAAAAGACGAAATAGAAAAAGCTTTTGATACTCAAAGAGGTCATATAAATCAATTACCACCAATGTACTCTGCATTAAAAGTAAATGGTAAAAGAATGTGTGATTTAGTTAGAAGTGGAAGAGCAGATGAAATAAACTTAAAAACTAGACCTGTTCATATTAAAGAACTTAATATACTTAGCATAAGAGATGATAAAATAATGTTTTATGTAAAATGTTCTAAAGGAACTTATGTAAGAAGTATATGCTATGATATTGGTAAAATTTTAGGATGTGGAGGACATATGTCTTTCCTACTTAGGACATCATCAGGTAAATTTAACTTAGAAAATGGTATAACTCTTGAAGAGTTAAAAGAATATAATGATAATAATACGCTAGATAATTATTTATATGATATAGATTATGTATTAACTAATTTTAATAAAATAAAAATACATGAAAATGCTGAAAAGTACTATATAAATGGTGGCATAATAGATGAGAGACGATTTACAGAAAAAGACTTTAATGAAAATGATGAATTTGTAAGAGTTTATAGTTCAAAAGAATTTATTGGAATAGGTAAGTTAATAAGAAAAAATAACACTATAAGTGTAAAAAGTGATAAACTGTTTATAGTATAA
- the pnp gene encoding polyribonucleotide nucleotidyltransferase: MFEHKIFTMDLAGRELSVEIGKIAELASGSAIIRYGETMVMVNVSKSAKPRDGIDFFPLSVDYEEKLYSVGKIPGGFLKREGKPSEKAILTSRLIDRPIRPLFPKGFRNDVQVVATVLSVDQDCTPDIVAMIGSSIALSISDIPFNGPTGSVLIGLVDGAFVVNPTAEQREKSSLHLVVSGTKDAIMMVEAGGEEIPDALMLEAILFAHEEIKKVVAFIEEITAEVGKEKMEVVLFKADEEVEKAVREFATDKMKEAVKTIEKLERMEKMDAVKAETFEKFEELLEDYGVDIEETLQAIIKEEVRKLIVHENIRPDNRGLEEIRPIWCDNGFIPRAHGSGLFTRGQTQVMSIATLGALGDVQILDGLDEEESKRYMHHYNFPAYSVGEARPSRGPGRREIGHGALAERALVPVLPSKEEFPYAIRVVSEVLSSNGSTSQGSVCGSTLSLLDAGVPLKDMVAGIAMGLIKHDDKVAVLSDIQGMEDHLGDMDFKVAGTEKGITAIQMDIKIAGIDKEILTRALTQAKAGRIHILNEMRKTISAPKPELSKYAPKIITMNINPDKIRDVIGPGGKVITKIIEETGVKIDIEQTGEVFIAGIDADMIKLAQKKINDIVAEAEVGQTYTGKVTRIMNFGAFVEILPGKEGLLHISHIAHERVAKVEDVLNIGDEVEVKVTEIDEKGRVNLSRKVLLPKPEKSDKDKKEEK; the protein is encoded by the coding sequence ATGTTTGAACATAAAATATTTACAATGGATTTAGCAGGAAGAGAGCTTTCTGTTGAAATAGGAAAGATAGCAGAACTTGCTAGCGGAAGTGCCATAATTAGATACGGGGAAACTATGGTTATGGTAAATGTTTCAAAATCAGCAAAACCACGAGATGGAATAGATTTCTTTCCTCTAAGTGTTGATTATGAAGAAAAATTATATTCAGTAGGGAAAATACCTGGAGGATTTTTAAAAAGAGAAGGTAAGCCTTCAGAAAAGGCGATATTAACGTCAAGACTTATAGATAGACCGATAAGACCATTATTCCCAAAAGGATTTAGAAATGATGTACAAGTCGTTGCTACAGTTTTATCAGTAGATCAAGATTGTACACCAGACATAGTTGCTATGATAGGGTCCTCTATAGCTTTATCTATATCTGATATACCTTTTAATGGTCCTACAGGATCTGTTTTAATAGGATTAGTTGATGGAGCATTTGTTGTTAACCCAACAGCAGAACAAAGAGAAAAGAGTTCTCTTCATCTAGTAGTATCAGGAACTAAAGATGCTATAATGATGGTTGAAGCTGGTGGAGAAGAAATACCAGATGCATTAATGCTTGAAGCTATACTATTTGCGCATGAAGAAATTAAAAAAGTGGTAGCATTTATAGAAGAAATAACTGCTGAAGTTGGAAAAGAGAAAATGGAAGTAGTTCTATTTAAAGCTGACGAAGAGGTTGAAAAAGCAGTTCGTGAATTTGCTACAGACAAAATGAAAGAAGCTGTAAAGACTATAGAAAAGCTTGAAAGAATGGAAAAAATGGATGCTGTTAAAGCTGAAACATTTGAAAAGTTCGAAGAGTTATTAGAAGATTACGGAGTAGATATAGAAGAAACACTTCAAGCTATAATAAAAGAAGAAGTAAGAAAATTAATAGTACATGAGAATATAAGACCTGATAATAGAGGATTAGAAGAGATAAGACCAATATGGTGTGATAACGGATTTATACCTAGAGCTCATGGTTCAGGATTATTTACAAGAGGTCAAACTCAAGTAATGTCTATAGCGACACTTGGAGCATTAGGTGATGTTCAAATATTAGATGGATTAGATGAAGAAGAAAGTAAGAGATATATGCATCATTACAATTTCCCAGCATATAGTGTTGGTGAAGCTAGACCATCAAGAGGACCAGGAAGAAGAGAAATAGGACATGGAGCACTTGCTGAAAGAGCCTTAGTGCCTGTACTTCCATCAAAAGAGGAATTCCCATATGCAATAAGAGTAGTATCAGAGGTATTAAGTTCTAATGGTTCTACATCTCAAGGTAGTGTATGTGGTTCAACATTATCTTTACTTGATGCTGGTGTACCTTTAAAAGATATGGTAGCAGGTATTGCTATGGGACTTATAAAGCATGATGATAAAGTGGCGGTACTTTCTGATATACAAGGTATGGAAGATCACTTAGGAGATATGGACTTTAAAGTAGCAGGAACAGAAAAAGGTATAACTGCTATACAAATGGATATAAAGATAGCTGGTATAGATAAAGAAATATTAACTAGAGCTTTAACTCAAGCTAAAGCAGGTAGAATACATATATTAAATGAAATGAGAAAAACAATATCAGCTCCAAAACCAGAATTATCTAAGTATGCTCCTAAGATAATAACAATGAACATAAATCCAGATAAAATAAGAGACGTTATAGGACCTGGTGGAAAAGTTATAACTAAGATAATAGAGGAAACTGGAGTTAAGATAGATATAGAACAAACTGGAGAAGTATTTATAGCAGGAATAGATGCTGATATGATAAAGCTTGCACAAAAGAAAATAAACGATATAGTAGCTGAAGCTGAAGTAGGACAAACTTATACTGGTAAAGTTACAAGAATAATGAACTTTGGTGCATTTGTTGAAATACTTCCTGGTAAAGAAGGATTACTTCATATATCTCATATAGCTCACGAAAGAGTAGCTAAAGTTGAAGATGTATTAAATATAGGTGATGAAGTAGAGGTTAAAGTTACTGAAATAGATGAAAAAGGAAGAGTAAACTTATCTAGAAAAGTATTATTACCTAAGCCTGAAAAATCTGATAAAGATAAAAAAGAAGAAAAATAA
- the rbfA gene encoding 30S ribosome-binding factor RbfA translates to MASYNRTKRIAEEIKKVISSMLISGIKDPRITSMVSVTDVEVTNDLSYAYVYVSILGGDEESTLLGLKSAVNYIRREVSKSVKLRHTPQIIFKVDDSIKNGMYMDHLIRKVNEGATASSFDEEEFDEE, encoded by the coding sequence ATGGCATCATACAACAGAACAAAGAGAATAGCAGAAGAGATAAAAAAAGTTATAAGCTCAATGCTTATAAGTGGAATAAAAGACCCTAGAATAACATCTATGGTAAGTGTAACTGATGTTGAAGTTACAAATGACTTAAGCTATGCATATGTTTATGTAAGTATACTAGGTGGAGATGAAGAATCTACACTATTAGGATTAAAAAGTGCAGTAAATTATATAAGAAGAGAAGTAAGTAAAAGTGTTAAACTTAGACATACTCCACAAATAATATTTAAAGTTGATGATTCTATTAAAAATGGTATGTATATGGACCATTTAATAAGAAAAGTTAATGAAGGAGCAACTGCATCTTCATTTGACGAGGAAGAATTTGATGAAGAATAA
- the rimP gene encoding ribosome maturation factor RimP, whose amino-acid sequence MRKSIEATIEEIVQPIVDAKNFEIVDIEYVKEAGEYYLRVYLDKEGGISLSDCESVSRELSEILDVKDPIKDNYFLEVSSPGLDRPLKKDKDFERYKGRDVEIKLYKPINGSKQFEGELVGLTEDNNIKVIIDGEEVNFTRKEVALIRLAIKF is encoded by the coding sequence ATGAGAAAAAGTATAGAAGCTACAATAGAAGAAATAGTTCAACCTATAGTTGATGCTAAAAACTTTGAAATCGTAGACATAGAATATGTTAAAGAAGCTGGAGAATATTACTTAAGAGTTTACCTAGATAAAGAAGGTGGTATATCTTTAAGTGACTGTGAATCAGTTAGTAGAGAACTAAGTGAAATACTAGATGTAAAAGATCCTATAAAGGATAATTATTTCTTAGAAGTATCTTCACCAGGGCTTGATAGACCATTAAAAAAAGACAAAGATTTTGAAAGATATAAAGGTAGAGATGTTGAAATAAAACTATATAAGCCAATAAATGGTTCTAAACAATTTGAAGGAGAACTAGTTGGATTAACTGAAGATAATAATATAAAAGTTATAATAGATGGCGAAGAAGTCAATTTTACAAGAAAAGAAGTTGCACTTATAAGACTTGCAATAAAGTTTTAG
- a CDS encoding DegV family protein: MKIKLICDSLCDIPKEIQNKEYLEVVPLTIIFNDKEYKDGVDISKEEYYEVLKNSKEIPKTSQATYIQFSELFNKYIDEGYSIICINGSSKSSGTYQSAMLAKNDMGDKGNDIHMFDTMSLSLGSGQFVIKACDLIEEGLSPDEIIKELDSIRESVMLFFAPKTLDYLKKSGRVSVATAIIGNILNLVPVFSFPDGEAHLEEKIRGSKNLASKLIDMILERNNGNLEDKIVTIGYGDNFKDFEKLEKEVQKRIKAKKVLITRGGACICSHTGPDILAISCSN; encoded by the coding sequence TTGAAAATAAAATTAATATGCGATAGTCTATGTGATATTCCAAAAGAAATTCAAAATAAAGAATATTTAGAAGTAGTACCACTTACTATAATTTTTAATGACAAAGAATACAAAGATGGAGTAGATATAAGTAAAGAGGAATATTATGAAGTTTTAAAAAATAGCAAGGAAATACCAAAAACGTCTCAAGCTACATATATACAGTTCAGTGAGTTATTTAACAAATATATAGATGAAGGTTACAGCATAATATGTATAAATGGGTCATCAAAATCATCAGGAACATATCAAAGTGCAATGCTTGCAAAAAATGATATGGGCGATAAGGGAAATGATATACATATGTTTGATACTATGAGTTTATCATTAGGAAGTGGTCAATTTGTTATAAAGGCATGTGACTTAATAGAAGAAGGGTTAAGTCCAGATGAAATAATAAAAGAGTTAGATTCTATTAGAGAAAGTGTAATGCTATTTTTTGCACCTAAAACTTTGGACTATTTAAAAAAGAGTGGTAGGGTATCTGTAGCCACTGCTATAATAGGAAATATTCTTAATTTGGTACCAGTATTTTCATTCCCTGATGGAGAAGCGCATTTAGAAGAAAAGATTAGAGGAAGTAAGAACCTAGCAAGTAAGCTTATTGATATGATATTAGAGAGAAATAATGGGAATTTAGAGGATAAAATTGTTACTATAGGATATGGGGATAATTTTAAAGATTTTGAAAAGCTTGAGAAAGAGGTACAAAAAAGAATAAAAGCTAAAAAAGTACTAATAACTAGAGGTGGAGCTTGTATATGTTCTCATACTGGTCCAGATATACTTGCTATAAGTTGTTCTAACTAG
- the nusA gene encoding transcription termination factor NusA, which translates to MNHEFMEALDELEKDRGIDKEILIDTIEQALLTAYKKNFGSAQNVRVEIDRERGDVRVFSQRVVVDESDLYDTFLEIELNDAREISPNYELGDIIENEVTPKDFGRIAAQTAKQVVVQRIREAEREIVYNEFMDKENEIVTGEVARVNKNIVYVNLGRIEAIMTQAEQIPGEHYQAGQKIKVYILEVKKTNKGPQIVVSRSHPGLVKRLFEFEVPEIFEGIVQIKSVSREAGSRTKMAVKSIDEKIDPIGACVGPKGSRVKNIVDELGDEKIDIIKYSDNPAEYISASLSPSKVEKVEVNEEEKSALVVVPDYQLSLAIGKEGQNARLAAKLTNWKIDIKSESQAKQDQE; encoded by the coding sequence ATGAATCATGAATTTATGGAAGCATTAGATGAATTAGAAAAAGACAGAGGTATAGATAAAGAGATACTTATAGACACTATAGAACAAGCTCTTTTAACAGCATACAAGAAAAACTTTGGTTCAGCACAAAATGTTAGAGTTGAAATTGACAGAGAAAGAGGAGATGTTAGAGTATTCTCTCAAAGAGTAGTAGTTGATGAATCTGACTTATATGATACTTTCCTTGAAATTGAACTAAATGATGCAAGAGAAATAAGTCCAAATTATGAGTTAGGAGATATAATAGAAAATGAAGTAACTCCTAAAGATTTCGGAAGAATAGCAGCTCAAACTGCAAAGCAAGTTGTTGTTCAAAGAATAAGAGAAGCTGAAAGAGAAATAGTATATAATGAGTTTATGGATAAAGAAAATGAAATAGTTACAGGAGAAGTAGCTAGAGTAAATAAAAATATAGTATATGTAAACTTAGGTAGAATAGAAGCTATAATGACTCAAGCAGAGCAAATACCAGGAGAGCATTATCAAGCTGGACAAAAAATAAAGGTATATATATTAGAAGTAAAGAAAACTAATAAAGGGCCTCAAATAGTAGTATCAAGAAGTCATCCAGGATTAGTTAAGAGATTATTTGAATTTGAAGTACCTGAAATATTTGAAGGTATAGTTCAAATAAAATCTGTGTCAAGAGAAGCTGGTTCAAGAACTAAGATGGCAGTTAAATCAATAGATGAAAAGATAGATCCAATAGGAGCTTGTGTTGGTCCTAAAGGTTCAAGAGTTAAAAATATAGTTGATGAACTTGGAGATGAAAAAATAGACATAATCAAGTATAGTGATAACCCAGCTGAATATATATCTGCATCGCTTAGCCCATCAAAGGTTGAAAAGGTAGAAGTTAATGAAGAAGAAAAGTCTGCTTTAGTAGTAGTTCCTGATTATCAATTATCACTTGCTATAGGTAAAGAAGGACAAAATGCAAGACTTGCGGCTAAACTTACTAACTGGAAGATAGATATAAAAAGCGAATCACAAGCAAAACAAGACCAAGAGTAA
- a CDS encoding L7Ae/L30e/S12e/Gadd45 family ribosomal protein: MKTNEDKIYSFLGLATRAGKIVSGDDSTLLELKRGNINLVIVAEDASDNTKKLFKDKSSYRNVPYVYFSSKLQLGCAIGKAPRAALGVKDINFANKILELMETSKI; encoded by the coding sequence ATGAAGACTAATGAAGATAAAATATACTCATTTTTAGGCCTTGCAACTCGTGCAGGGAAAATAGTGTCAGGAGATGATTCAACGCTACTTGAACTAAAAAGAGGTAATATTAATCTAGTTATAGTTGCAGAGGATGCATCAGATAATACTAAAAAATTATTTAAAGATAAATCAAGTTATAGAAATGTGCCATATGTATATTTCTCGAGTAAATTGCAACTAGGATGTGCAATAGGAAAAGCTCCAAGAGCAGCTTTAGGAGTTAAAGACATAAATTTTGCCAATAAAATATTGGAATTAATGGAAACATCAAAAATATAA
- a CDS encoding bifunctional riboflavin kinase/FAD synthetase produces MDTITSIEKIEPIKESVVTIGNFDGLHRGHQALIKKAIEYAKINNMSSVVFTFKNHPANYFRPDSIKNIITNEEKVKILKSMGIDYIINIPFNEYMTKISGHDFVKEILLDTLCAKNIIVGHDFTFARNKEGNIKLLKELSNKYGFSLEIVSPIKLDDIRISSTYIRQLISDGRVEDVSNYLGRNYKLSGEVIYSKQLGRTIGFPTANISINEDMIIPKVGIYATKVYIDEETYYGATNVGYNPTVNGDNLSIETNILEFNDNIYGKVITIEFIERIRDEKKFNGIEELKKQLQKDTRYVYEKYICKREKIMIQ; encoded by the coding sequence ATGGATACTATAACATCGATAGAAAAAATAGAGCCAATAAAAGAAAGTGTAGTGACTATCGGGAATTTTGATGGATTACACAGGGGACATCAAGCACTGATAAAAAAAGCAATAGAATATGCTAAGATAAATAATATGAGTAGTGTTGTTTTTACTTTTAAAAATCATCCAGCTAATTACTTTAGACCAGATTCTATAAAGAATATAATAACTAATGAAGAAAAGGTAAAAATATTAAAGTCTATGGGAATAGATTATATAATCAACATACCATTTAATGAGTATATGACAAAAATATCAGGACATGATTTTGTAAAAGAAATATTGTTAGATACATTATGTGCTAAGAACATAATAGTTGGACATGATTTTACTTTTGCAAGAAATAAAGAAGGTAATATAAAATTACTAAAAGAATTATCTAATAAGTATGGTTTTTCATTAGAAATAGTAAGTCCTATAAAATTAGATGATATAAGAATTAGTAGTACTTATATTAGACAGTTAATCTCAGATGGTAGAGTAGAAGATGTATCTAACTACCTTGGTAGAAACTATAAATTATCCGGAGAAGTTATATATTCAAAGCAACTGGGAAGAACAATAGGATTTCCAACTGCAAATATAAGTATAAATGAAGATATGATTATACCTAAAGTTGGAATATATGCCACAAAAGTATATATTGATGAAGAGACATACTACGGAGCTACAAATGTAGGATACAATCCGACAGTAAATGGAGATAATTTATCTATTGAAACTAATATACTAGAGTTTAATGATAATATATATGGAAAAGTTATAACTATAGAATTTATAGAGCGAATTAGAGATGAAAAAAAGTTTAATGGAATTGAAGAATTGAAAAAACAGCTTCAAAAAGATACTAGGTATGTATATGAAAAGTATATTTGCAAAAGAGAAAAAATTATGATACAATAA
- a CDS encoding DHH family phosphoesterase — MKNNIESIIKYLKGSNDDFIVTSHISPDGDNIGSTLAMYYTLNKLGKNVYHVLDDNPPQNLKFLVENMNILKSEEVNLDSYNIIALDCGDKNRMCISQKLIDNAKKIICIDHHASNDYYGDFNYIDTEASSTCELVYNLLIEYEKKENINIIDEDIATCLYTGLVTDTGNFVYSNTHPSSFEMAKELLSKGAKKDTIIQKVFQSNPYNYYKLLGEALNTLDVVDGKIASITITKEMLKRNVISFNDVDGITPYTRDIEGVEVGILLKEKKENEVKISLRSKNYVDVSKIAKSFNGGGHIRAAGCTIYSSIEDAKKKIVEAVVKAIQGDKNE, encoded by the coding sequence ATGAAGAATAATATAGAGAGTATAATAAAATACTTAAAAGGAAGTAACGATGATTTCATCGTTACTTCTCATATTAGTCCAGATGGAGACAATATAGGTTCAACTTTAGCGATGTATTATACTTTAAATAAATTAGGGAAAAACGTTTACCATGTATTAGATGATAATCCTCCTCAAAATTTAAAGTTTTTAGTTGAAAATATGAATATATTAAAATCAGAAGAAGTCAACTTAGATAGTTATAATATAATAGCACTTGATTGTGGAGATAAAAACAGAATGTGCATAAGTCAAAAATTAATAGATAATGCTAAGAAAATAATATGTATAGATCACCATGCAAGTAATGATTATTATGGTGATTTTAATTATATAGATACTGAAGCATCATCAACTTGTGAGTTAGTTTATAATTTATTAATAGAATATGAAAAAAAAGAAAATATAAATATAATAGATGAAGATATAGCTACATGTTTATATACTGGATTAGTAACTGATACCGGTAATTTTGTATATTCAAACACTCATCCAAGTAGTTTTGAAATGGCAAAGGAACTTTTATCAAAAGGAGCTAAAAAAGATACTATAATTCAAAAAGTATTTCAAAGTAATCCATATAATTATTATAAATTATTAGGTGAAGCTTTAAATACTTTAGATGTAGTAGATGGAAAAATTGCTAGTATAACTATAACTAAAGAAATGTTAAAAAGAAATGTAATAAGCTTTAATGATGTAGATGGAATAACACCATACACTAGAGATATAGAAGGTGTTGAAGTTGGAATACTACTAAAAGAAAAAAAAGAAAATGAAGTAAAAATAAGCCTAAGATCTAAAAACTATGTAGATGTAAGTAAAATAGCTAAAAGTTTTAATGGTGGAGGACACATAAGAGCTGCAGGTTGTACAATTTACTCTAGTATAGAAGATGCAAAGAAAAAGATAGTCGAGGCTGTAGTAAAAGCAATACAAGGTGATAAAAATGAATAA
- the rnpM gene encoding RNase P modulator RnpM: MQKTKKVPQRKCIACQERDSKKGLIRIVKNKEGQIFLDPIGKANGRGAYICKDAECLKKAIKSKALNRAFKIEVPNEVYENLLEELQKYED; this comes from the coding sequence TTGCAAAAAACTAAAAAGGTGCCTCAAAGAAAGTGTATAGCTTGTCAAGAAAGAGATTCTAAAAAAGGGTTAATAAGAATAGTTAAAAATAAAGAAGGTCAAATATTTTTAGACCCAATAGGAAAAGCAAACGGTAGAGGTGCATATATATGTAAAGATGCTGAATGTTTAAAAAAGGCAATAAAGTCCAAGGCCTTAAATAGAGCATTTAAAATAGAAGTACCTAACGAGGTATATGAAAATCTACTTGAGGAGCTACAAAAATATGAAGACTAA